The sequence ATCTACCGCATCCTGGAAACGGCAGCGCAGGTTGCTCCGAAGAGTGGCGTGCTGGTGGACGAAGCTTATTTCGAGTTCTATGGGCAGACGCTTTTGCCTGAGCTGCACCGTTTCCCAAATCTGCACATCACTCGGACTTTTTCCAAGGCATATGGCATGGCGGGTTTGCGAGTCGGCGTGCTGGTGGCGAATGCAAATGCCATGCAGCGTTTGCAGAGAATCTCTTCGCCGTTCAGTGTCAACACCATTGCATTGACGATCCTGCCGATTGCTCTCGCCGACCAGGGATTCGTGCGGGCCTACATTGCCAACGTTAAGCGTGAACGGCAGCGGCTGCAGAATTCGCTGGAGAAAATAGGTCTGCGCTATTGGCCAAGCCTGGCCAACTTCTTGCTGGTTGAGATCGGCGAAGGCCGGGCGGCATTTCTTAAAGAAATGGCGAAGGAAGGCATCTTTCTCCGTGACCGCGGCAGTGATCCGTTATGCGGCGGCTGCGTGCGCATTTCCATTGGAAACAAACAAGAGATGGAACGCGTGGTCGAACGGCTGCCGGTGGTGCTCAAACGCATTGGCTGGAGGCGCGAAGCATGAGCGTACGAAAGGCAACGATCAAGCGCAAGACCAACGAGACCTCGATTGATCTGTCGCTTGTCATCGAGGGCAGGGGACGCTACGACGTCTCCACCGGCATTGGGTTTTTCAATCATATGCTGGAGCTTTTTGCCCGCCACGGCGCCTTCGACCTGAAGCTGCATGCCACCGGCGATTTGCACGTGGACCAGCACCACACGGTAGAGGACGTCGGAATCGCCCTGGGCGAAGCTTTCACCAAGGCCCTGGGCAGCAAACGCGGAATTCTACGTGCCGGGTACTTCGTCATGCCGATGGATGAAACCCTGGGCCTGGTGGCCATTGACTTCAGCGGACGCGCCGCGAGCGTGGTAGAGACAAAGGTAGATACAACGCTGGTGGGGGACCTGCAAGCTGAGCTGGTCACGGACTTCTTCGAGGGCTTTGCCCGCGGGGCAAATGCCAATGTGCATGCCAAGGTGCTCTACGGACGCTCGAACCATCACAAGCTGGAGTCATTATTTAAGGCCTTCGCGCGGGCATTGCGCTTTGCCTGTTCGCGCGACAAACAATTGGGCAAGCTGCTGCCCACAACGAAGGGGTTACTATGATTTCTCTCATAGATTACGGCGCCGGCAACATGGCCTCGGTCCGCAAGGCATTTGAGCATCTGGAGCTCGAAACAGAGATCATCGATAAACCCGAAGAAGTCATCAAGGCAACAAAGCTTGTCCTTCCCGGAGTGGGAAATTTCAAGTCGCTCGAAAAGCTGGAGCAGACCGGCATTCGAGCGGCCATTGAACAGAGTATTGCCCGAGATGTCCCCTTCCTGGGGATCTGCCTGGGAATGCAATGGCTGTTTGAGACCAGCACGGAAGCCCCGGAGGTCAAAGGGCTGGGAATCTTCGCAGGAAGGTGCACTCGCTTTACTGAGACCCCGCGTACGCTGCACGTGGGATGGAACCAGATTAATTATTGCAACGGCAGCTCGCGCCT comes from Terriglobales bacterium and encodes:
- the hisH gene encoding imidazole glycerol phosphate synthase subunit HisH → MISLIDYGAGNMASVRKAFEHLELETEIIDKPEEVIKATKLVLPGVGNFKSLEKLEQTGIRAAIEQSIARDVPFLGICLGMQWLFETSTEAPEVKGLGIFAGRCTRFTETPRTLHVGWNQINYCNGSSRLFQGIPDASYFYFTHSYWCPIENSSSATSHFQTNFAAALEKKNVFGVQFHPEKSGDSGLHILKNFGELAC
- the hisB gene encoding imidazoleglycerol-phosphate dehydratase HisB is translated as MSVRKATIKRKTNETSIDLSLVIEGRGRYDVSTGIGFFNHMLELFARHGAFDLKLHATGDLHVDQHHTVEDVGIALGEAFTKALGSKRGILRAGYFVMPMDETLGLVAIDFSGRAASVVETKVDTTLVGDLQAELVTDFFEGFARGANANVHAKVLYGRSNHHKLESLFKAFARALRFACSRDKQLGKLLPTTKGLL
- the hisC gene encoding histidinol-phosphate transaminase gives rise to the protein MPSVQTASLRKNSKPKVPKSVVNPNELRLDQNENTGGCSPRVLARLRSLLGQEVASYPERSIYEPLMASHLGMKTEEVMLTNGADEGIHLLCELYLNPKLDAIMAVPSFGMYKHYAMATDANIVEVPMSADFSFPTRDVLAKISSKTGLIFIGNPNNPTGTTVPVEDIYRILETAAQVAPKSGVLVDEAYFEFYGQTLLPELHRFPNLHITRTFSKAYGMAGLRVGVLVANANAMQRLQRISSPFSVNTIALTILPIALADQGFVRAYIANVKRERQRLQNSLEKIGLRYWPSLANFLLVEIGEGRAAFLKEMAKEGIFLRDRGSDPLCGGCVRISIGNKQEMERVVERLPVVLKRIGWRREA